A window of Candidatus Nitrospira allomarina genomic DNA:
GCCTTTTCCTCCCTTTGCTATTACTTCACTGAAATGACAGACCGGCCTCCAATTGATACTTTACACCCTCATGATGGGGTTATGCTTTCCTCCCGTTCCACGAATCATGAAGACCCTTTACATTTTTTGTTCTGCAGGGGGAGCCCTATTCCCTCTTGAGGACATCAGGATGGTACCATCCCGTCAGAAACAAGGAAGGCGTTTTGTTCTGACCTCTCGATCCATTTTGGATCTGAGATTCGCCCGAAACCATCTCAATCGGGATCCTCAACATGCTTTGGCAAGTCCTTGCTGAATTGGTCCTTCTCATCCACTTTGCCTTCATTGCCTTTGTATTGTTCGGGGGGATTCTCGCGATTTGGTGGCGGTGGATCCCCTGGGTTCATCTTCCTGCCGCACTGTGGGCGGCGGCCTTGGAATTTGGGGGGTGGATCTGCCCTCTTACGCCCCTGGAAAACCGGCTCCGACAGGCCAGTGGTGAGGCCGGTTATAGTGGAGGATTTCTTGAGCATTATGCCTTGCCCATCATTTACCCAAAAGGCCTTACCCCGGATATGCAATTTTGGCTGGGCTTCGTCGTCGTCCTTTTTACGCTGGTGACCTATGGGTTTGTATGGGGGAGAAGAACCAAAATTATTTAATTTCCCTCAGCCACCCCTCAGCGTTTACGTTGAAACATACATTATTCCATCATCATATTCTTTAAACACATAGG
This region includes:
- a CDS encoding DUF2784 domain-containing protein yields the protein MLWQVLAELVLLIHFAFIAFVLFGGILAIWWRWIPWVHLPAALWAAALEFGGWICPLTPLENRLRQASGEAGYSGGFLEHYALPIIYPKGLTPDMQFWLGFVVVLFTLVTYGFVWGRRTKII